A genomic segment from Zonotrichia albicollis isolate bZonAlb1 chromosome 19, bZonAlb1.hap1, whole genome shotgun sequence encodes:
- the FN3K gene encoding fructosamine-3-kinase, whose product MTMEKILKAELNTNLLKALGSSGGGCISQGQMYETDRGRVFVKINHKPQARKMFEGEMASLEAIQKTNIVRVPQPIKVIDLPGGGAMFAMEYLKMKHLNKYSSKLGEQIAELHLHNQKLGEKLKAEGSTIGKGAGHSEAQFVDKFGFHTATCCGYIPQVNEWQSDWPSFFIRHRLQAQLDLIEKDYGDREARELWSQLKPKIPEMFCDVEIVPALLHGDLWAGNVAEDDSGPIIFDPACFYGHSEFELAIAGMFGGFSSSFFSAYHSKIPKAPGFEKRNKLYQLFNYINHWNHFGTGYRGSTLNMMRKLLK is encoded by the exons atGACCATGGAGAAGATCCTGAAGGCAGAACTGAACACCAACCTGCTGAAGGCACTGGGGAGCTCCGGGGGAGGATGCATCAGCCAAGGCCAAATGTATGAGACAGACAGAGGACGGGTATTTGTGAAAATCAACCACAAACCTCAG GCTAGAAAAATGTTTGAAGGGGAAATGGCAAGTTTGGAAGCCATTCAGAAAACCAACATTGTGAGAGTGCCTCAGCCCATCAAAGTGATTGACCTGCCAGGAGGAGGAGCCATGTTTGCCATGGAGTACCTAAAGATGAAGCACCTCAACAA ATACTCTTCAAAGCTGGGAGAGCAGATAGCAGAGCTTCATCTTCATAACCAGAAACTTGGAGAGAAGCTGAAGGCTGAGGGGAGCACAATTG GAAAAGGAGCTGGTCACTCTGAGGCCCAGTTTGTGGATAAGTTTGGATTCCACACAGCCACTTGCTGTGGTTACATCCCACAG gtGAATGAGTGGCAGAGTGACTGGCCATCCTTCTTCATCCGCCACCGGCTCCAGGCTCAGCTGGATTTGATTGAAAAGGATTATGGAGACAGAGAAGCCAGAGAGCTCTGGTCACAGCTGAAA CCAAAGATTCCTGAAATGTTCTGTGATGTGGAAAttgttcctgctctcctgcacGGGGACCTGTGGGCAGGGAATGTGGCTGAGGACGACTCTGGGCCGATCATATTTGACCCTGCCTGCTTCTATGGCCACTCAGAGTTTGAGCTGGCCATTGCTGGCATGTTTGGGGGCTTCAGCAgctcttttttctctgcctATCACAGTAAAATACCCAAAGCTCCAGGGTTTGAGAAACGGAACAAGTTGTATCAGCTCTTTAATTACATCAACCACTGGAACCATTTTGGGACAGGGTACAGGGGCTCTACCCTAAACATGATGAGGAAACTTCTGAAGTAA